Proteins from one Longimicrobium sp. genomic window:
- a CDS encoding M28 family peptidase: protein MSNVLRAFCAVTFAALAACAGDKPPEPRPFDANLAWAHLGEQLAFGPRVAGLPPHERQLRWMKDQLGFRADTVVVQQFTARVGGRTLRLANVFARWRPEAKERVLLVAHWDSPRHATRDPEEHLQRRPVPGANEGASGTAVLMELAQLFHEVPPAVGVDILLTEGLERGEGGTGLGTRHFLANRPEGYRPRWAVYVDRVGDRDLRIPMEGASAKAAPEAVRRVWEVAREVGMDSVFQARTGEALEGEHQLLAAAGIPTVAVIDPEHGRQNELWRTTDDAIDQVRRESLGAVGAVLSALVYRERL from the coding sequence GTGAGTAACGTCCTCCGCGCATTCTGCGCCGTCACGTTCGCCGCGCTCGCCGCCTGTGCCGGCGACAAGCCGCCCGAGCCGCGCCCGTTCGACGCCAACCTGGCGTGGGCGCACCTGGGAGAGCAGCTCGCCTTCGGGCCGCGGGTGGCGGGGCTCCCTCCGCACGAGCGGCAGCTTCGCTGGATGAAGGACCAGCTCGGCTTCCGCGCGGACACCGTGGTCGTGCAGCAGTTCACCGCGCGCGTGGGTGGGAGGACGCTGCGCCTCGCCAACGTCTTCGCGCGCTGGCGCCCGGAGGCGAAGGAGCGCGTGCTGCTGGTGGCGCATTGGGACTCCCCGCGCCACGCCACGCGCGATCCCGAGGAGCACCTCCAGCGGCGCCCCGTCCCCGGCGCCAACGAGGGCGCATCGGGCACGGCGGTGCTGATGGAGCTCGCCCAGCTCTTTCACGAGGTGCCCCCCGCCGTCGGCGTCGACATCCTGCTGACCGAGGGCCTGGAGCGCGGGGAAGGGGGGACGGGGCTGGGCACGCGGCACTTCCTGGCGAACCGCCCCGAAGGCTACCGTCCGCGCTGGGCGGTGTACGTGGACCGCGTGGGTGACCGTGACCTGCGCATCCCGATGGAGGGCGCCTCCGCGAAGGCCGCCCCGGAAGCGGTGCGGCGGGTGTGGGAGGTGGCGCGCGAGGTGGGGATGGACTCCGTCTTCCAAGCGCGCACGGGGGAGGCGCTGGAAGGCGAGCACCAGCTGCTGGCCGCCGCGGGGATCCCGACGGTGGCCGTCATCGATCCGGAGCACGGGCGGCAGAACGAGCTGTGGCGCACCACCGACGACGCCATCGACCAGGTGCGCCGCGAGAGCCTGGGCGCGGTGGGCGCCGTGCTCTCCGCGCTGGTCTACCGGGAGCGGCTATGA
- a CDS encoding type II secretion system F family protein, whose amino-acid sequence MPVFAYSARNHTGEIIGGEIDLPTRDEVVGFLHRQRLRPVTVNAKAKDINFTFGTGIKTREVVIFTRQFATMINSGLPLVQSLTILAEQTENKAFAKIITEVLNDIQSGQTLADSMRKHPKVFTELYVNMVAAGEAGGILDTILLRLAVFLEKNDALVRKIKSAMTYPAVMLFVVIACTTILLWKVVPVFAGIFIDAGLELPLPTKVVLAASAFLQSYLWLMILAWIGIGFGIRQYYKTESGQLVIDRFLLNMPVLGSMLRKSAVSRFTRTLGTLVSSGVSILEGLQITARTAGNRVIHDAVMASRASIAGGATIAEPLKTSGVFPPMVVQMINVGEQTGGLDEMLSKIADFYDDEVDAAVSALTSILEPIMIVVMGVVIGGMVVAMYLPMFDMIKAVQ is encoded by the coding sequence ATGCCCGTATTCGCCTACAGCGCCCGCAACCACACGGGCGAGATCATCGGCGGCGAGATCGACCTGCCGACGCGCGACGAGGTGGTGGGATTTCTCCACCGCCAGCGGCTGCGCCCCGTAACGGTCAACGCCAAGGCCAAGGACATCAACTTCACCTTCGGCACGGGGATCAAGACCCGTGAGGTGGTGATCTTTACGCGGCAGTTCGCCACGATGATCAACTCGGGGCTCCCGCTGGTGCAGAGCCTCACCATCCTGGCCGAGCAGACCGAGAACAAGGCCTTCGCCAAGATCATCACCGAGGTGCTCAACGACATCCAGAGCGGCCAGACGCTGGCCGATTCGATGCGCAAGCACCCCAAGGTGTTCACCGAGCTGTACGTGAACATGGTGGCGGCGGGCGAGGCGGGCGGCATTCTGGACACCATCCTGCTGCGCCTGGCCGTCTTCCTGGAGAAGAACGACGCCCTGGTGCGCAAGATCAAGAGCGCCATGACCTACCCGGCCGTGATGCTCTTCGTGGTGATCGCCTGTACCACCATCCTGCTGTGGAAGGTGGTGCCGGTGTTCGCGGGGATCTTCATCGACGCGGGGCTTGAGCTGCCGCTCCCCACCAAGGTGGTGCTGGCGGCGAGCGCCTTCCTGCAGAGCTACCTCTGGCTGATGATCCTGGCGTGGATCGGCATCGGCTTCGGCATCCGCCAGTACTACAAGACGGAGAGCGGGCAGCTGGTGATCGACAGGTTCCTGCTCAACATGCCGGTGCTGGGGTCGATGCTGCGCAAGTCGGCAGTGTCGCGTTTCACCCGCACGCTGGGGACGCTGGTCTCCTCGGGCGTGTCGATCCTGGAGGGGCTGCAGATCACGGCCCGCACGGCCGGCAACCGCGTCATCCACGACGCGGTGATGGCGTCGCGCGCCTCCATCGCCGGCGGCGCCACCATCGCCGAGCCGCTCAAGACCTCCGGCGTCTTTCCGCCCATGGTCGTGCAGATGATCAACGTCGGCGAACAGACCGGCGGCCTCGACGAGATGCTCTCCAAGATCGCCGACTTCTACGACGACGAGGTCGACGCCGCCGTCAGCGCCCTGACCTCCATCCTGGAGCCCATCATGATCGTCGTCATGGGCGTCGTGATCGGCGGGATGGTGGTGGCCATGTACCTGCCCATGTTCGACATGATCAAGGCGGTGCAGTAG
- the pilB gene encoding type IV-A pilus assembly ATPase PilB: MAVSAPAADRIGEQLVRENLINQEQLSRALDDARANGTRVGFSLVKLGFLAEQDLVRALARQHRVPAVDLERVKLDPRILKLIPTEIATKHQVLPLRRVGRTLTVAMSNPTDLGVIDDLKFITRLDIEPVIAGDFTLKKTIDREYEQSDERITDLLKQIELDDIEVMEDREEEMSAVALAAAVDEAPVVKLINGILTDAVQKGASDIHFECYEKDIRVRYRVDGVLQEIMRPPMKMKAALISRFKILSDLNIAERRVPQDGRLKLRLGKRVIDFRVSTLPTLFGEKIVLRILDKGNLTLDLEKFGMEPKAEQDFMHAIMNPYGMVLVTGPTGSGKTTTLYSALSKINTNEVNIMTAEDPVEYNLHGINQVQVRTDIGMTFAAALKAFLRQDPNVIMVGEIRDLETGSIGIKAALTGHLVLSTLHTNDAPSTITRMVDMGIEPFNVASAVNLITAQRLVRRICSGCKEPVTYPEVYLRAAGIDLDEAAAMTFYRGKGCDTCNGSGYKGRQGLYEVMAMSPALRRMILQEASTADLQAQAIAEGMLTLRMDGMQKIARGVTTLEEVIKETAA; encoded by the coding sequence ATGGCAGTCTCCGCCCCCGCTGCTGACCGCATCGGCGAGCAGCTCGTACGCGAAAACCTCATCAACCAGGAGCAGCTCTCGCGTGCCCTGGACGACGCGCGTGCCAACGGGACGCGGGTCGGCTTCTCGCTGGTGAAGCTCGGCTTCCTGGCCGAGCAGGACCTGGTGCGCGCCCTGGCCCGCCAGCACCGCGTGCCGGCCGTGGACCTGGAGCGGGTGAAGCTGGACCCCCGCATCCTGAAGCTGATCCCCACCGAGATCGCCACGAAGCACCAGGTGCTGCCGTTGCGCCGCGTGGGGCGCACGCTCACGGTGGCGATGTCCAACCCGACGGACCTGGGGGTGATCGACGACCTCAAGTTCATCACCCGGCTGGACATCGAGCCCGTGATCGCGGGGGACTTCACCCTCAAGAAGACGATCGACCGCGAGTACGAGCAGTCCGACGAGCGCATCACCGACCTGCTCAAGCAGATCGAGCTGGACGACATCGAGGTGATGGAGGACCGCGAGGAGGAGATGTCCGCGGTCGCGCTGGCCGCCGCGGTAGACGAGGCACCGGTCGTAAAGCTGATCAACGGCATCCTGACCGACGCGGTGCAGAAAGGAGCGTCGGACATCCACTTCGAGTGCTACGAGAAGGACATCCGCGTCCGCTACCGCGTGGACGGCGTGCTGCAGGAGATCATGCGGCCGCCCATGAAGATGAAGGCGGCGCTGATCTCCCGCTTCAAGATCCTCTCGGACCTCAACATCGCGGAGCGGCGCGTGCCGCAGGACGGGCGCCTCAAGCTGCGCCTGGGGAAGCGCGTCATCGACTTCCGCGTCTCCACCCTCCCCACGCTGTTCGGGGAGAAGATCGTGCTGCGAATCCTGGACAAGGGGAACCTGACGCTCGACCTGGAGAAATTCGGGATGGAGCCGAAGGCGGAGCAGGACTTCATGCACGCCATCATGAACCCGTACGGGATGGTGCTGGTCACCGGCCCCACGGGCTCCGGAAAGACGACGACGCTGTACAGCGCCCTTTCCAAGATCAACACGAACGAAGTCAACATCATGACCGCGGAGGACCCGGTCGAGTACAACCTGCACGGCATCAACCAGGTGCAGGTGCGTACCGACATCGGGATGACCTTTGCCGCGGCGCTGAAGGCGTTCCTGCGCCAGGACCCCAACGTCATCATGGTCGGCGAGATCCGCGACCTGGAGACGGGGAGCATCGGCATCAAGGCCGCGCTCACGGGCCACCTGGTGCTCTCCACGCTGCACACCAACGACGCCCCCTCCACCATCACGCGTATGGTGGACATGGGGATCGAGCCGTTCAACGTGGCCTCGGCGGTCAACCTGATCACTGCGCAGCGCCTGGTGCGCCGCATCTGCAGCGGCTGCAAGGAGCCGGTCACCTACCCGGAGGTCTACCTGCGCGCCGCCGGCATCGACCTGGACGAGGCCGCCGCGATGACCTTTTACCGGGGCAAGGGCTGCGATACGTGCAACGGCTCGGGCTACAAGGGCCGCCAGGGCCTCTACGAGGTGATGGCGATGTCCCCGGCTCTCCGCCGCATGATCCTGCAGGAAGCCTCCACCGCCGACCTCCAGGCCCAGGCCATCGCCGAGGGCATGCTGACGCTACGCATGGACGGCATGCAAAAGATCGCGCGCGGCGTCACGACGCTGGAGGAAGTGATCAAGGAGACGGCGGCGTGA
- a CDS encoding PilT/PilU family type 4a pilus ATPase — MSVATAEVAVARTINLRSLLEEMIERGASDLHITAGERPKLRVDGNITDSSTDFILTPKDTLQLTYSILTENQKKRFETEDELDFSFGIQNLARFRGNVYRQRGCVALAIRQIPFKILTFEDLRLPPVVKTLSERPRGLVLVTGPTGSGKSTTLAAMLDKINKERRGHILTIEDPIEFIHRHQGCMVNQREVGADTQSFSRALKYAMRQDPDVILVGELRDLETIQAALTIAETGHLCMATLHTNSCAETINRIIDVFPAHQQPQVRAQLAFTLEGVVTQQLLPKARGRGRSMAAEIMVCTPAIRACIRDDKVHQIYSIMQAGKKHGMQTLNDALRELYLQREVTLEECVRASSDPNDFLKSVGESVAN, encoded by the coding sequence ATGAGTGTCGCAACCGCCGAAGTCGCCGTCGCCCGCACGATCAACCTGCGCTCGCTCCTGGAGGAGATGATCGAGCGCGGTGCGTCGGACCTGCACATCACCGCCGGAGAGCGCCCCAAGCTGCGCGTGGACGGCAACATCACCGACAGCTCGACCGACTTCATCCTGACCCCCAAGGACACGCTCCAGCTCACCTACTCGATCCTCACCGAGAACCAGAAGAAGCGGTTCGAGACGGAAGACGAGCTGGACTTCTCCTTCGGCATCCAGAACCTGGCGCGCTTCCGCGGCAACGTGTACCGCCAGCGCGGCTGCGTGGCGCTGGCCATCCGCCAGATTCCGTTCAAGATCCTCACCTTCGAGGACCTGCGCCTTCCCCCCGTGGTCAAGACGCTCAGCGAGCGCCCGCGCGGGCTGGTGCTGGTGACGGGGCCCACGGGATCGGGCAAGAGCACCACGCTGGCCGCCATGCTGGACAAGATCAACAAGGAGCGGCGCGGCCACATCCTCACCATCGAGGACCCCATCGAGTTCATCCACCGCCACCAGGGGTGCATGGTGAACCAGCGCGAGGTGGGGGCGGACACGCAGAGCTTCTCGCGCGCGCTCAAGTACGCCATGCGCCAGGACCCGGACGTGATCCTGGTGGGCGAGCTGCGCGACCTGGAGACGATCCAGGCGGCGCTCACCATCGCGGAGACGGGGCACCTGTGCATGGCCACGCTGCACACCAACTCGTGCGCCGAGACGATCAACCGCATCATCGACGTCTTCCCGGCGCACCAGCAGCCGCAGGTGCGGGCGCAGCTCGCCTTCACCCTGGAAGGCGTGGTCACGCAGCAGCTCCTCCCCAAGGCGCGCGGCCGCGGCCGCTCGATGGCGGCGGAGATCATGGTGTGCACCCCCGCCATCCGCGCCTGTATCCGCGATGACAAGGTCCACCAGATCTACTCGATCATGCAGGCCGGCAAGAAGCACGGGATGCAGACCCTCAACGACGCCCTCCGCGAGCTCTACCTGCAGCGCGAGGTGACGCTGGAGGAGTGCGTCCGTGCCTCTTCGGACCCGAACGATTTCCTGAAGTCGGTTGGTGAGAGCGTAGCGAACTGA
- a CDS encoding LptF/LptG family permease, with protein MSILSRYVIRQFVGTFVGLVLGLPLLFIIGDVTDNIDKYIDKGITGGRLLLSYVYFYPQFVLYGFPIAALVATVFTIGGMTRHQEITAAKAGGISFYRLFLPVAMLGVILVGIAFGLSELVPITLGKRAVLMGEQTTSSQGPRLNFVYQTEREGVLTVRRLDPAGGEMNQVTMERNAARGQPGIHRMAERASWTQKDGWKLYRGYTRILHADGREVTASFDTLRVPGLVETPEDFLGEPKEPEQMRYAEMSRFIGAIERSGGDANPLRVERGQKLAIPVAVIVIIIFGAPLVTSSQRGGTAYGVGISLGVTIIYLLLFRVGKAMGSSGAVDPVWAAWAPNVLFLVAGMVLMLRVRT; from the coding sequence GTGAGCATCCTGTCGCGCTACGTCATCCGCCAGTTCGTGGGCACCTTTGTCGGACTGGTGCTGGGGCTGCCGCTGCTCTTCATCATCGGCGACGTCACGGACAACATCGACAAGTACATCGACAAGGGGATCACGGGCGGCCGCCTGCTCCTGTCGTACGTCTACTTCTACCCGCAGTTCGTGCTGTACGGCTTCCCCATCGCGGCGCTGGTGGCCACGGTGTTCACCATCGGCGGGATGACGCGCCACCAGGAGATCACCGCCGCCAAGGCCGGCGGAATCTCCTTCTACCGCCTCTTCCTCCCTGTCGCCATGCTGGGGGTGATCCTTGTGGGGATCGCCTTCGGGTTGAGCGAGCTGGTGCCGATCACGCTGGGTAAGCGCGCGGTGCTGATGGGGGAGCAGACCACGTCGTCGCAGGGCCCGCGCCTCAACTTCGTGTACCAGACGGAGCGCGAGGGGGTCCTCACGGTGCGCCGCCTGGACCCGGCGGGCGGCGAGATGAACCAGGTGACGATGGAGCGCAACGCCGCGCGCGGGCAGCCCGGCATCCACCGCATGGCCGAGCGCGCCTCGTGGACCCAAAAGGATGGCTGGAAGCTGTACCGTGGCTACACGCGCATCCTGCACGCCGACGGCCGCGAGGTGACGGCGAGCTTCGACACGTTGCGCGTTCCCGGCCTGGTGGAGACGCCAGAGGACTTCCTGGGCGAGCCCAAGGAGCCGGAGCAGATGCGCTACGCGGAGATGAGCCGCTTCATCGGCGCCATCGAGCGCTCCGGCGGCGACGCCAACCCGCTGCGCGTGGAGCGCGGGCAGAAGCTGGCGATCCCGGTGGCGGTGATCGTGATCATCATCTTCGGCGCGCCGCTGGTGACCTCGTCGCAGCGCGGCGGCACCGCGTACGGCGTGGGGATCTCGCTGGGCGTCACCATCATCTACCTCCTCCTCTTCCGCGTGGGCAAGGCCATGGGCAGCAGCGGCGCCGTGGACCCGGTGTGGGCGGCCTGGGCGCCCAACGTGCTGTTCCTGGTGGCGGGGATGGTGCTGATGTTAAGGGTGCGGACGTAG
- a CDS encoding ComEA family DNA-binding protein — MSVTPQERLALGVVALLLAAGAGARVLRPAPAPASWNASAGEDAAAGARLRSSTADSVKRNEHRARPLAANERLDPNTAPADELQRLPRVGPALAERIVAWRASHGPFRSLGSIDSVPGIGPSLLAGIAPHLALPAAPAMAKSVRSQATVDLNTASAAELDALPGIGPALAERVVAYRAEHGRFGTVDELAKVPGIGPSLVSRVRGQARVTP; from the coding sequence ATGAGTGTGACGCCCCAGGAGCGTCTCGCGCTGGGAGTGGTGGCGCTCCTCCTGGCAGCGGGTGCAGGTGCGCGCGTCCTCCGCCCCGCGCCCGCCCCGGCGTCGTGGAACGCATCCGCCGGCGAGGACGCGGCCGCCGGCGCGCGCCTGCGCTCCTCGACGGCCGACAGCGTGAAGCGCAACGAGCACCGCGCCCGCCCACTCGCCGCGAACGAGCGGCTGGACCCCAATACCGCGCCCGCCGACGAGCTCCAGCGGCTCCCTCGTGTCGGCCCCGCTCTGGCGGAGAGGATCGTCGCGTGGCGCGCATCGCACGGCCCCTTCCGCTCGCTGGGCTCCATCGACTCCGTTCCCGGCATCGGCCCCTCGCTCCTGGCGGGGATTGCGCCGCACCTGGCGCTCCCCGCCGCGCCCGCGATGGCTAAAAGCGTGCGCTCGCAGGCCACTGTGGACCTCAACACGGCGAGTGCGGCGGAGCTGGACGCGCTGCCGGGGATCGGCCCGGCGCTGGCGGAGCGGGTGGTGGCGTACCGTGCGGAACATGGCCGGTTCGGCACGGTGGACGAGCTGGCGAAGGTACCGGGAATCGGGCCTTCGCTGGTGTCGCGGGTGCGGGGGCAGGCCCGCGTTACCCCTTGA
- a CDS encoding LptF/LptG family permease, protein MRILTRYLLRAHLGPLVFAFVALTGVVLINTLAKRLAELAGKGLPVDVILEFFVLALPAAVALTFPMAVLVAVLYTFSTFTAENEIMALKASGVDLRRLLAPLLVAATIITGVMIWFNDRVLPESNFKWSQLYLDIARKTPTLILEPQTLNRIAPSNATGQVFYMRAARVEPGTNRLWDVSIYDVTNPSTVRTIYADSGRALFNRAQTDLVMRLFDGHMREVSVDDPRVFRRIDFKEQRFGIPGVGNLLQVDGSGGGSYRGEREMTIGMLAAHVDTLARDRRESLKRAREVAVRDLALVLPGARREAPKVVAPSSGFISSESGDARERARRAADELQASRRRAADLTREIGDYQVEIHKKYSIAVASLVFVLVGVPLALRFGGGGIGMVIATSMVIFSVYYVGLIGGESLAGRGLMRPWVAMWIVNVLMTIVGVFGMATVGRETSTARNSTWDGIMQALRDFGARRGKVRA, encoded by the coding sequence ATGCGAATCCTGACCCGATACTTGCTCCGGGCGCACTTGGGGCCCCTCGTCTTCGCCTTCGTGGCGCTGACCGGGGTCGTGCTGATCAACACGTTGGCCAAGCGGCTGGCGGAGTTAGCCGGCAAGGGGCTCCCGGTGGACGTGATCCTGGAGTTCTTTGTGCTGGCGCTTCCGGCCGCCGTTGCGCTCACTTTCCCCATGGCCGTGCTGGTGGCGGTGCTCTACACCTTTTCCACCTTCACCGCCGAGAACGAGATCATGGCGCTGAAGGCGAGCGGGGTGGACCTGCGCCGCCTCCTCGCCCCGCTGCTGGTGGCGGCGACGATCATCACGGGGGTCATGATCTGGTTCAACGACCGGGTGCTCCCCGAGTCGAACTTCAAGTGGAGCCAGCTCTACCTGGACATCGCCCGCAAGACGCCCACGCTGATCCTGGAGCCGCAGACGCTCAACCGCATCGCCCCCTCCAACGCCACGGGGCAGGTGTTCTACATGCGCGCCGCGCGGGTGGAGCCGGGCACCAACCGGCTGTGGGACGTCTCCATCTACGACGTCACCAACCCGTCCACCGTGCGCACCATCTACGCGGACTCGGGGCGCGCCCTCTTCAACCGCGCGCAGACCGACCTGGTGATGCGGCTCTTCGACGGGCACATGCGCGAGGTGTCGGTGGACGATCCCAGGGTGTTCCGCAGGATCGACTTCAAGGAGCAGCGCTTCGGCATCCCCGGCGTGGGGAACCTGCTGCAGGTGGACGGCAGCGGCGGCGGCAGCTACCGCGGCGAGCGCGAAATGACCATCGGGATGCTGGCCGCGCACGTGGACACCCTGGCGCGCGACCGGCGCGAGTCGCTCAAGCGCGCCCGCGAAGTGGCCGTGCGCGACCTGGCGCTCGTTCTTCCGGGCGCCAGGCGCGAGGCGCCCAAAGTGGTGGCGCCCAGCTCCGGGTTCATCTCGTCCGAGTCGGGCGACGCGCGCGAGCGGGCGCGCCGCGCCGCCGACGAGCTGCAGGCATCCCGCCGCCGCGCCGCGGACCTGACGCGAGAGATCGGCGACTACCAGGTGGAGATCCACAAGAAGTACTCGATCGCCGTCGCGTCGCTCGTATTCGTGCTGGTGGGGGTGCCGCTGGCGCTGCGCTTCGGCGGCGGGGGAATCGGGATGGTGATCGCCACCAGCATGGTGATCTTTTCCGTGTACTACGTGGGGCTGATCGGCGGCGAGTCGCTGGCGGGGCGTGGCCTCATGCGACCGTGGGTGGCGATGTGGATCGTCAACGTGCTGATGACGATCGTGGGCGTGTTCGGGATGGCCACCGTGGGCCGTGAGACATCCACCGCCCGCAACAGCACGTGGGACGGGATCATGCAGGCGCTGCGCGACTTTGGGGCGCGGCGCGGGAAGGTGCGGGCGTGA
- a CDS encoding gamma-glutamyltransferase, translated as MALAREIRRSAGALLLAALAAAPAVAQAGQRTAKPVLHGRHWVAITGKPLGATAGAAMFHKGGNAVDAACAMLAATSTMWDVLSWGGETQALIYNPHTGRVIGINALGVAPTGATPAFFRARNMAYPPEYGPLSAVTPGTPGGLLVMLAEYGKLSLAEVLAPAIQMADGYPIEAQTANSIERNKERIRQWRYSRSVMLPHAGEAREAPRAGEIFRQPELAATLRKMVEAEQNALRQGRSRKEAILAAYDRFYRGDIARELVRGVQEEGGLITLQDLDRWRVRIEEPVSTDYKGIQVYKLTTWTQGPAMLQALNILENFDLKAMGYNSPRYIHTLYQAMSLAFADRDFYYGDPAFPPAEPLEGLLSKEYARQRSRLFNPERNDPLIGPGDPYPFQNGRNPFTRELREWHNRRPVGDSISAPPRASLSFDESFYLGTTSIQTADAEGWVVSVTPSGGWVPAVIAGRTGVGLSQRMQSFVLDPAEGPFNVLRPGQQPRVTLTPSMALKDGKPYLSFAVQGGDSQDQNLLQYFLNVVEWGMNAQEAAEAPNINSFQLRASFGGHESRPGRILLAENTPPEVRAQLQRMGYELTFEKITSGPINGIFFDRAHGTFWGGSSIHGEDYGIAW; from the coding sequence ATGGCACTCGCCCGAGAGATCCGCAGGTCGGCAGGGGCGCTGCTGCTGGCGGCGCTGGCCGCGGCGCCGGCAGTTGCGCAGGCGGGGCAGCGCACGGCCAAGCCCGTGCTCCACGGCAGGCACTGGGTGGCGATCACCGGGAAGCCGCTGGGCGCCACCGCCGGCGCGGCGATGTTCCACAAGGGCGGCAACGCGGTGGACGCCGCGTGCGCCATGCTCGCCGCCACCTCCACCATGTGGGACGTGCTGAGCTGGGGCGGCGAGACGCAGGCGCTCATCTACAACCCGCACACCGGAAGGGTGATCGGGATCAACGCCCTGGGCGTGGCTCCCACCGGCGCCACGCCCGCTTTCTTCCGCGCCCGCAACATGGCGTACCCGCCGGAGTACGGCCCCCTCTCCGCCGTCACGCCCGGGACGCCGGGCGGGCTGCTGGTGATGCTGGCCGAGTACGGAAAGCTGTCGCTGGCGGAGGTGCTCGCCCCCGCCATCCAGATGGCGGACGGGTACCCCATCGAGGCGCAGACCGCGAACAGCATCGAGCGCAACAAGGAGCGCATCCGCCAGTGGCGCTACTCGCGCTCGGTGATGCTTCCGCACGCGGGCGAGGCGCGGGAGGCGCCGCGGGCCGGCGAGATCTTCCGGCAGCCGGAGCTGGCCGCCACGCTACGCAAGATGGTGGAGGCGGAGCAGAACGCACTACGGCAGGGGCGCAGCCGCAAGGAGGCGATCCTGGCCGCCTACGACCGCTTCTATCGCGGCGACATCGCGCGCGAGCTGGTGCGCGGAGTCCAGGAGGAGGGCGGGCTCATTACCCTGCAGGACCTCGACCGCTGGCGCGTGCGCATCGAGGAGCCGGTCTCCACCGACTACAAGGGGATCCAGGTCTACAAGCTGACCACCTGGACGCAGGGCCCGGCGATGCTCCAGGCGCTCAACATCCTGGAGAACTTCGACCTCAAGGCGATGGGGTACAACTCGCCGCGCTACATCCACACCCTCTACCAGGCGATGAGCCTCGCCTTCGCGGACCGCGACTTCTACTACGGCGACCCGGCGTTCCCGCCCGCGGAGCCGCTCGAGGGGCTGCTCTCCAAGGAGTACGCGCGCCAGCGCAGCCGCCTCTTCAACCCGGAACGCAACGACCCGCTGATCGGCCCCGGCGACCCGTACCCGTTCCAGAACGGGCGCAACCCGTTCACACGCGAGCTCCGCGAGTGGCACAACCGCCGACCCGTGGGCGACAGCATCTCCGCCCCGCCGCGCGCGTCGCTCTCCTTCGACGAGAGCTTCTACCTGGGGACCACCTCCATCCAGACGGCGGACGCGGAGGGGTGGGTCGTGTCGGTGACGCCGAGCGGCGGGTGGGTGCCGGCGGTGATCGCGGGGCGCACGGGCGTGGGGCTCAGCCAGCGGATGCAGAGCTTCGTGCTGGACCCCGCCGAGGGGCCGTTCAACGTCCTGCGCCCCGGCCAGCAGCCGCGCGTGACGCTCACCCCCTCGATGGCGCTCAAGGACGGCAAGCCGTACCTCTCCTTCGCCGTGCAGGGCGGCGACAGCCAGGACCAGAACCTCCTGCAGTACTTCCTGAACGTGGTGGAGTGGGGGATGAACGCGCAGGAGGCCGCCGAGGCGCCCAACATCAACTCCTTCCAGCTGCGCGCCTCGTTCGGCGGCCACGAGTCGCGCCCCGGCCGCATCCTCCTGGCCGAGAATACGCCGCCCGAGGTGCGCGCGCAGCTCCAGCGCATGGGCTACGAGCTGACCTTTGAAAAGATCACCTCCGGCCCCATCAACGGCATCTTCTTCGACCGCGCGCACGGCACGTTCTGGGGCGGCTCCAGCATCCACGGCGAGGACTACGGGATCGCGTGGTGA